Proteins encoded together in one Lathyrus oleraceus cultivar Zhongwan6 chromosome 5, CAAS_Psat_ZW6_1.0, whole genome shotgun sequence window:
- the LOC127082457 gene encoding 40S ribosomal protein S11 produces MAEQTEKAYLKQPKVFLCSKKSGKGKRPGKGGNRFWKSVGLGFKTPKEAIEGTFIDKKCPFTGNVSIRGRIIAGTCHSAKMNRTIIVRRNYLHFIKKYQRYEKRHSNIPAHVSPAFRVKEGDHVIIGQCRPLSKTVRFNVLKVIPAGSSSGAKKAFSGI; encoded by the exons ATGGCTGAACAA ACTGAGAAGGCTTATCTCAAACAACCCAAAGTGTTTTTATG CTCGAAGAAATCTGGTAAGGGGAAGAGGCCCGGTAAAGGTGGAAATCGCTTCTGGAAATCTGTTGGTCTTGGATTCAAGACCCCCAAAGAAGCCATCGAAG GAACCTTTATTGACAAGAAGTGTCCATTCACTGGCAATGTTTCCATCCGTGGTCGTATCATAGCCGGAACCTGTCACAGTGCCAAAATGAATCGGACTATTATTGTCAGGAGGAATTATCTTCACTTCATTAAGAAATATCAGAG GTATGAGAAGAGGCATTCCAACATTCCAGCTCATGTGTCACCTGCCTTCCGTGTTAAGGAAGGTGATCATGTCATTATTGGTCAATGCAG GCCACTCTCCAAGACAGTGAGGTTCAATGTATTGAAAGTCATCCCAGCTGGATCATCCAGTGGTGCAAAGAAGGCATTTTCTGGCATATGA
- the LOC127087139 gene encoding protein ALP1-like encodes MGPVRGMKKRRKTENNNNVSASSHSSDKDGILVDWWNDLSIKMNGLQKSPPKISRKTFEYICSLVKDDITTKSAHFTFTNGKPMSLFDQVAVSLRRLGTGDSLVTIGDSFGLSHSTVSQVTWRFVVSMEERALHHIQWPSTQEEMNTIKSKFEKIQGFPNCCGAIDVTHITLCLPASEHSSNAWLDHKKNHSMVLQAIVDPDMKFCDIVTGWPGKMKDWSIFESSNFNKLCNKGERLNGKKLKLSEGSEIREYIIGDSGYPLLPYLVVPYQEKELLESEQKAKFNRLHLETRLVAQRALARLKEMWRIIHGNMWRPDKHRLPRIILVCCLLHNIVIDMQDEVKDELLCLYHHNHDSGYHQLICEGVEEKGVAMRESLSHYLNGTLHP; translated from the exons ATGGGTCCTGTGAGAGGAATGAAGAAGAGAAGAAAGACAGAAAATAATAATAACGTTTCTGCTTCTTCTCACTCATCTGACAAAGACGGTATTCTTGTAGATTGGTGGAATGATTTGTCAATCAAGATGAACG GTCTTCAGAAGTCACCACCAAAGATCTCCAGAAAGACATTCGAGTACATATGTTCACTTGTCAAGGATGATATAACGACAAAATCTGCGCATTTCACATTTACGAACGGAAAGCCAATGTCTTTGTTTGATCAAGTGGCTGTGTCATTAAGAAGATTAGGAACTGGTGACTCCCTTGTCACAATTGGCGATTCATTTGGGCTAAGCCACTCAACTGTTTCGCAAGTCACATGGCGATTTGTGGTTTCCATGGAAGAAAGAGCACTTCATCATATACAATGGCCTTCAACACAAGAGGAAATGAATACAATCAAGTCAAAATTTGAGAAAATACAAGGCTTCCCCAATTGCTGCGGCGCCATTGATGTTACTCATATAACATTGTGTTTACCTGCATCCGAACACTCGAGTAACGCGTGGCTGGATCATAAGAAAAATCACAGTATGGTTTTGCAAGCAATAGTTGATCCTGACATGAAATTCTGCGACATAGTCACCGGTTGGCCTGGTAAAATGAAGGACTGGTCGATATTCGAGAGCTCAAATTTCAACAAACTTTGCAATAAAGGAGAAAGACTCAATGGAAAGAAATTAAAACTTTCTGAAGGATCAGAAATAAGGGAATATATAATTGGCGATTCAGGTTATCCTCTACTACCTTACCTTGTTGTTCCTTATCAAGAAAAAGAACTCTTAGAATCAGAACAGAAAGCAAAGTTTAATAGGCTGCATTTGGAAACAAGACTGGTAGCACAGAGAGCATTGGCAAGGCTGAAGGAAATGTGGAGAATCATTCATGGAAATATGTGGCGGCCGGACAAGCATCGGTTGCCGAGGATTATTCTGGTCTGTTGCTTACTTCACAACATTGTTATTGACATGCAAGATGAAGTGAAGGATGAATTGCTATGTTTGTATCATCATAATCATGACTCAGGGTACCATCAACTTATATGTGAAGGTGTGGAAGAGAAGGGTGTGGCAATGAGGGAAAGTTTGTCTCATTACTTGAATGGAACCTTGCATCCATGA